One window of the Cryptomeria japonica chromosome 7, Sugi_1.0, whole genome shotgun sequence genome contains the following:
- the LOC131856537 gene encoding proline-rich receptor-like protein kinase PERK7 gives MEQSCKTELYGSELLSSQGNDNNEEINWHEHLEILPRNSLGLGFLVQIGSGGFGIVFRGILPNGRHVAVKVLRKESLQGKVVFLHEGEGFRIMHKDIKPTGILLDENLNAKISDFGFAQIQLSYYEDISIQGTRIVGTFGYAAPEYSATVRASLKSDIAQSLRY, from the exons ATGGAGCAGAGCTGTAAAACAGAGCTCTATGGATCAGAATTATTATCTTCTCAGGGAAACGATAATAACGAGGAGATAAATTGGCATGAACACCTGGAAATCCTGCCACGTAACTCTCTCGGGCTAG GGTTTTTAGTACAAATAGGCAGTGGTGGTTTTGGGATTGTTTTCCGT GGAATTCTACCTAATGGAAGACACGTGGCAGTCAAGGTGTTAAGAAAAGAAAGTCTTCAAGGCAAAGTCGTGTTTCTTCACGAAGGTGAAGGCTTCCGCATAATGCACAAAGACATCAAGCCGACCGGCATTCTTTTGGATGAAAATCTGAATGCCAAGATTTCTGATTTTGGCTTTGCACAAATACAACTATCGTATTACGAGGATATCAGCATTCAAGGAACGCGTATTGTTGGAACATT TGGTTATgcagctcccgaatatagtgctaCTGTTCGTGCGAGTCTGAAATCAGACATTGCACAAAGTCTGAGATATTAA